Proteins encoded within one genomic window of Brassica rapa cultivar Chiifu-401-42 chromosome A09, CAAS_Brap_v3.01, whole genome shotgun sequence:
- the LOC103839365 gene encoding uncharacterized protein LOC103839365 — protein MGVLKRRVSSSRGLGGVLREQRAKLYIIKRCVVMLLCWQD, from the coding sequence atggGAGTTTTGAAGAGAAGAGTATCGAGTAGTAGAGGACTTGGTGGTGTTCTTAGAGAGCAGAGAGCTAAGCTTTACATCATCAAACGATGTGTTGTGATGCTCCTGTGTTGGCAAGATTGA
- the LOC103839364 gene encoding allene oxide cyclase 2, chloroplastic translates to MASHAMSLQSISTTTLNDLSCNHQSHRSSLLSFYKPFQNLGISSNVQDFSSRSTSTPKNLSLSQALSKNSGDTEHFRPSKVQELNVYEINELDRHSPKILKNVMSLKFRLGDLVPFTNKLYTADLKKRVGITAGLCVVIQHVPEKKGDRFEATYSFYFGDYGHLSVQGPYLTYEESFLAITGGTGIFEGAYGQVKLQQLVYPTKLFYTFYLKGLACDLPVELTGTPVPPSKDVKPAPEAKALKPSGIISNFTN, encoded by the exons ATGGCTTCTCATGCTATGTCTCTCCAATCCATCTCTACGACAACTCTCAACGACCTCTCCTGTAATCACCAATCTCATCGTAGCTCTCTTCTCAGTTTCTATAAACCTTTCCAGAATCTTGGGATCTCATCCAACGTTCAAGATTTCTCCTCTCGTTCAACTTCCACTCCCAAGAACCTCTCACTATCTCAAGCTCTCTCCAAGAACTCTGGAGACACCGAACATTTCAGACCAA GTAAAGTGCAAGAACTGAACGTGTACGAGATCAACGAACTAGACCGACACAGCCCAAAAATCCTAAAAAACGTAATGAGCCTAAAGTTCCGTCTCGGCGATCTCGTCCCATTCACCAACAAACTCTACACCGCAGACCTCAAGAAGCGCGTGGGAATCACCGCTGGTCTCTGTGTCGTGATCCAACACGTCCCGGAGAAGAAAGGTGATCGGTTCGAAGCTACTTACAGCTTCTACTTCGGCGACTACGGTCACTTGTCCGTACAAGGACCGTACCTGACCTACGAGGAATCGTTCCTCGCCATTACTGGTGGCACTGGAATCTTTGAAGGTGCCTACGGACAGGTCAAACTTCAACAGCTCGTTTATCCGACAAAACTCTTCTACACTTTCTACCTTAAGGGTCTTGCTTGTGATTTACCGGTGGAGCTCACCGGAACTCCTGTTCCTCCGTCGAAGGACGTGAAGCCTGCTCCGGAAGCTAAGGCTTTGAAACCTAGCGGAATTATTAGTAACTTTACCAATTAA